Below is a window of Mucilaginibacter sp. PAMC 26640 DNA.
TGGAAATCGCTAAAGGCCTTAATCCAGATTGTGAAGTTTTTGCCATTGCATTTGATATCGTTCATGATGATTATGCAGGTTTGCAGCAGTTCATAGCTGCTAACTTTGATAACCGTGTTGATGTACTTATCAATAATGCAGGAGTGCTGGTAAATAAACCCTTTATGGAATTGCTGGAAACCGATTTTGTGGAGATGTTGCAAAGTAATTACATTGGGCATGTGCGCATTATCCAAAGTTTGTTAAAGTTTATGAGCGAGGGTGCGCATATTGTAAATATTGGCAGTATGGGTGGCTATCAGGGCAGCGCAAAGTTCCCCGGCCTGCTGGCTTATTCAGCCAGTAAAGCTGCCTTACACACGCTAACAGAATGCCTGGCTCAGGAGCTGGCCGAGCAAGGAATTAAAGTAAACTGCCTGGCATTAGGGTCCGCTCAAACCGAGATGCTCGAGCAGGCATTCCCCGGCTACGAGTCGCCGGTAATGGCGTTTGAAATGGGCAAATACATTGCCGATTTTGCGGTAACCGGCCACCGATTTTTTAACGGAAAAGTATTGCCGGTGGCTTTGGGGACACCGTAAGGGGGGGATTGTAGGCACCGTTGTTTCCTTTGAAAAAAGAGGTAATGAGGTAACAGCCTTATGTATTGTGCCATTTGCCGCTGCTTCACTTTATCACAAAAAAAGTAGCCTAAAAATTAAACCTTTTTTAAAGACCAGCCATAAGCTACATTAAATTCTTTAGTTTCCTCTTCAAAAGATTTTTTCTTATGATGTAATTCCTGGTTCTTGATGTACTGGACAACCCTGTTAACCTGTGATTCGCCAACAGATACCGCGAAATAATCGTCTTGCCACCTAAAAGGCTCGTCAATTATT
It encodes the following:
- a CDS encoding short-chain dehydrogenase translates to MNIIITGASSGVGFEAVLELILSGKHKVIALARSQSKLEKLLEIAKGLNPDCEVFAIAFDIVHDDYAGLQQFIAANFDNRVDVLINNAGVLVNKPFMELLETDFVEMLQSNYIGHVRIIQSLLKFMSEGAHIVNIGSMGGYQGSAKFPGLLAYSASKAALHTLTECLAQELAEQGIKVNCLALGSAQTEMLEQAFPGYESPVMAFEMGKYIADFAVTGHRFFNGKVLPVALGTP